The following nucleotide sequence is from Malania oleifera isolate guangnan ecotype guangnan chromosome 4, ASM2987363v1, whole genome shotgun sequence.
TTCGATAACCGACCTAGGTTTTCGGGCAACTGGTCGAAATAGTTTAATTTCAATTCAGGCTGCCGACCTTCAATAATACAAAATGGCGCCTAAAATTCAGCCGACCGAACCAGTGTTTGGGCTACCTAAAAGACTTAGTGGGTGCTCATATTTAAAGctgttcaagcgaccgaacttaTGCTCAAGAAGGCGCTCAAACTGCactgatatatatgttttttctCGAAAATAAGTTCATTTCCTCCCAAAACCTTTAGAACTTCCTCAGTTTTTCTCACATTTCAGCCTAACTTTCCTTCAGAGATTTTTATGGCTAGGGAATAGAGACGTGTCGCCGCGAGTATTTGACTCGAATAGTGGTTTCCCACACCCAATCGACGTATCAAGTATGAAAGAATTTTTAGCCTTAAAGACcccattctaggaaaaatcctaGATATTGAATTCATGCAAACCCACTTCAACAATGTTCTAGACATGTTTCGGTATCAAGGGTGGTATGAATTCATCACCTTCTAGCCCAGGGGGATGTACCTCTTGCTTATCTGGCTATTCTATGCTAATCTTGCACAAGATGGCCAAGGCTACTACTCCAGAGTACTCGAGACAAATCTCCATTTTGACGATGCTTATCTAGCAGAGACATTTGAGATCCAGCGTGGCGACTTCATTTGCCCcgattcttcctccacctggatagGCGAGCAGGACTTCACGGTAAGTACCTTCGTCAATTCAGTTATGACGAATCCAGTAGCTGATTTGACACATACTCCCAGCTACAGATCCTTGACCCTAGAGGAAAAGGTGGCACACGACCTGATTTCTTATAACATCTTGCCTAAGTCAGGATTGAGGGACCATGTATCCTATTTGaattgttttgtgatgtggtgcctcttcaccaaAAAGAAGTTAGATCTCCCTAGACTGATCCTACAATGGATGTTCGTTAAGACCGTAGGAAAGCGGATCATTCTACCCTACAATGGCATTTTGTCTAGGATATTCATTAGGGAAAGGCTTAATAGGTCCCTACTTGCCACCATTAAGAAAGTCAAGCCCTCTGACATCTTTAACTCCACCACACTAAAGTTGATGGGATATGAGCtcactggcaacatgtggttgcccactgcaCATGAGAGAGGCCTGGGAGCTCGAGAGATCCTGCAGGAGCTGCCTCGTGCACCATCTAGCGCCGAGATCATGGCAGCCATCATCGATCTCTCTACCTCATTTCAGGAGTTCCGAGTCTCCATGACTGAGCAGGCATCTTCATCGcaggctagacttgactcccttTACAGCGAGTTCACTGAGTTCCAGTCCGAGGTGCGGGCTAACTTTTATATCCTCAGTAAGCGGTTAAGAGAGATGAATAACAAAGACATTGGGGAGGATGACCAGATGGAGTTGAGTAGtgaggaggaggatgatgatcatgGCGACGgggagacctaggagtgcttcatgaggatTCATTTTGTCATACTCTAGTTCTTTATTTGATCCACTCTTGTGTTTTATTCAGATACACTCTTATTTGGTCTGTAACTTTAAAATAGCTTTTATATTTGTTTCTGTTAACGATCACACTCACCATACATACACGTAGATACTATGATATATGGTGATTGTTCTTTTGctcataattatatatatctGACAGTACTTAGACTTGCATGTGTTTTGCACTTGAATGAATATACTGTTGAAATGCATGCTTAGAGTAGAAAGTCTCTTGCATGGCAGATGCAATTGATGAGAATTGTTTGctggtagatttaggttctcgcatgccttactttTGAGATACTAtttgtttgagaatcatttttgtgcaagttaattttgggaaatgtcatgtttatagccggcatgctgccgaattttctatagacatttgcccaaaatgcgaaaatgattgaatatcttgtgtgcCAATGAAATTTGatcttagattttaaatatttacgCTTGGCTCATTTGATTTAAACTTTTAAATATCGTGGAGCTGGTTGTGCGTATATATTTAAAATGCGTAGATTTTGGCAGGTTCTTATAGGTTAATCAcatttttagacaaaatgctgccaaatttttgaaatcattgcACATAACTTTATATCATTTTGTAAATGCTAAACTTCCTAAAACTTGAGTCGTATTTCTAAAATAACAtgtgaattttactcaagttgttttataaagaaaatgcatattcttaggagaAATCACttaacattaaaatcattagaCCCTAAGAAATAGAAATGTATTGTGCGTTCACTCTATATATCATTTGGAAAATACATTAACAGTTGGTAGCCTCACTATCACGTGAGTATAACACTTGGTATTAGGACGATAAGTTTTCATTATATTATGTCGTGTGGaaatacatgtttgttttggcaaccaaagatgattatgataaaatttacatgaaaatatttttgaaaggatgagtgaaagccaaatgaaaatttaatcttcatccttgcataatcatccattggggaaGTATACAACATTAAGATTATCAATATGCTGCATGCTACTCTTACTTCCTTAATGCACTTGCTGCTTAGGTTACATAATTGAAATTTGCTATACATTGTGTATggaaactccaaacaggtcacttaggtacaaggttatgattgggaatgatttattttcaaaacggcatgctgctgaattttttTCTCCTCCTAATATACCTTCTATGTCTAAATGACATACTTTGCCTTCGTGCTTTATTGCTTAACCCTTATTACTgttgccaaaatggggagaagaggcaaaagtggggtaAAAGAATGCTTAATCTTTTATTACCCATTACTTTGCTTGGCTGAGCCCACTATtgtataaagtatttgtcatcatcaaaaagggggagattgttgacctgataggtcacacccagttttgattatgacaaatactcttggtactaatgattgtactgagaattgcatgtaggatcaccttgtgcgcgcttcaggactaaaagacatatcatgatggcgtgtggtgttcgtgctgaagaatgaagatttatgtgttatattttgtattcattaatttatttcttcattctgggatgtaatttattatgaactgtgcactcatatggcttgtaatattctgcatcatgcatggtaggtaagtatgctcaaaacaaccatagttggaccttaggtacctacactggGAACACAAATCCCCTACAACACTTATCAATAATCAAGGGAATCAAATTAAGGCTAAAATTAACTTAATGGGAAAAGTTGAgagagttcaggcgaccgaacattTGCCGTGTAAAgcggttcgggtgaccgaacaagtcaacatgttgacttggttcttgggcacccgaacttattttgaatgtatcttccttgggcacccaaagctatgtcagagcacttttcaactacttagCCGACCGAATGATTACATTGAAAAGAGGGGTCAGGCGACCAAATTACCTAGTTCGGTTAATTGAATTGTGAGCCGGGTACCCGAACTATCGAATAATTGCTACTTACTTTGTTTCAGCCGGCTTGCCCTTTAGGCACTCGAAtctctaaaagttgaatttttaaCTGCgtctgtttgggcacccgaacttttggccgggcactcgaacctcatgggttaaaatattttttactaaatttttaaatggggtaaactaggtcaattttcttaatggctttttaaacaattttaattatacccattgtgtcccgaaTGGTCAAAAATTCcttcttgcctatatatacccacttatttgttataattagcaaggattagcaaacttgattagggaaaaattctctcaacattcaaaaccctatattagccaaataatacCTCCAAACATTCGCGTACttctcattcttgatttctccaagcattgtgagtattttctaaggctattgtgtTTAATCTCTGTTGCTAAATCTCTCACTTGCtttattgtttgattgtttttatttgagagtttagcattaaagttcttccaccgatttcatttgataaatatggtgtggaaagactttgagggttatggttcttgcattgttgttgcaagttacctaaacctagattttgtgtgcaaaatcctttttcaaaaagctagtacttcaaacaactccattgtgtcTTGAATATTAGAATgcattattgagtttgtttgtttgaacttgcttaacatattttgaaaccctaatctaatattgtattattcatatagtgtgtttcaaatattgcgtggatatacactctagatcagAACCGAAAACCTAtatgtgattgagtgtttagcacacattaaggcactgagcatatttacatatcattcacgcttgcattattgattgagctgtattggtgcacacatctgcttgtctagaagcgaacttccgtgtacacattttatacacattggttgtattccaggcacgggcctgaagagggagactatccctgtggaatagtcccaaattggctttgATCCAGTTAGGGAAGTTAGGTACGCCAtcatgttaaggcgtgttggttgaggtcagccccttgaattgacctggttgtattaggtgccgctccacctgtttaagtgagaattatagtggtaatccttgtgttggtgtggccaaggcggggacgtaagcacagttggccgaaccccagtAACATATTGttcatgttctttacatttccgcactttacctttattacacgtgtatgtttatttgttgattgtgtagactaaccctaggttggaTTGTACTGTTGACAAAACtagttaacctaggcgataaattttaaataccaaattcacctccctcttggagTTGCACCAAATCTATCAATTGTTCAATTGGTCATTATTCTACGAAAGATTTTTTAGGACCTTCTCATCAATTATTCAatagaatttttcaaaatactccATCTTTCAAATGTCATGATGATGTCTTTATCACAACAACTTTCATCCATCATCATAAGAAATAATTAAGTCACCAATAAATCACCATAATGTAAAAAATTGAACCAATTGAAATGCTATGACTAGATCGCTAAATTTAATAGAGAATAATAAACAAAGACAGCAAACACAAACAAACCTAGAATACATGATTAATGCAGTTTGGCTTCGATGTGGAACCTACATCCATAGGCGGCAACTGAGAAAATATTCACTATAAACAATAAGATATTACAAAACCAGATCCCAATTACACCCAAGTTCTCTTTCCCACACTCAATAGATTTGTAGGTTACACTATTTATAAAAGTCTTATTGCTAGCACTTGTTATACATAAGTGATATGGGACAAAATACAAGACACCATAATATAAGAAATGtgaaacaaaatacaatacacaTTAACAAGTCTCCACATTGtcttgaattttcctttttcattgccATGCCCTTTCAAAGAGCTTACCTCAAGCTGAAAAAGTTAattaagtccaagcaatgctcaAATTCGATTGGTGGAACTAACTTAGTCAATATACTTGTTGGATTATCTTTTGTCTTAATCTTCTCGACTTTCAATTTACCTTGGATGGTGGACTCTTGAACAAAGTAATACTTGACAACTATGTGCTTAGTCCTATTGTGGTGCATTTGATTTTTGGTCAACTGTGTTAAACTTTGACCATCATAGTAAACTATGCTTCCATCCTTGTTAACTCCCATGTTTCTGACTAAGCTATTTAGCCACAAATCTTCCTTCATTACTTCCACCAGAACCATGTACTCTACCTCTATTGTCGACAAGGCTACTATTGTTTGCAAAATCACCTTCTAACTGACGGTATTTCCAAGAGAAAGTGAAAACATAACTTGTGAAGGACCTACGCTTGTCCAAGTCACCTGTATAATCCAAATCTAAATATCTTATGACACCATCAATTGTCTTTGCTTCGTCATAAATCAAGCTATAACTAGTAGTTCCTCTAAGATACCTACATATCCATTCAACTATTGTCAATACCTATTTTTGACCCAAGGATTCCTTTTACAATGATTAGCAAACTTAGGGGAGGTTTGACATCTCTCTATAGGTTTTagattgtttaattgtgttttagGGCCCTTAGGGCCTCATTAAGAGTAAAATAGGTTTTCATCCAACTTAAATGGGCTCATTTTGGGCCTACATGGCCCCATAAGTACTCACAAGCACTTTGAGGGTGCAAGGAAGTAATTTTCCTTGCCCTCGGGGATAGTCTAGGAATTTTGAGTCTTTAAAGCCTTTATAGTCTAGCCCTAGTTTTGCCTATAAACAGATACACAATAGGAGAAAGGAAGCATTGGGGAGAGCATACATTGAAAGaaaacaaaggagagagagagagagagagagagagagagagagagagagagagagaggagtccaagtgaaaaaaaaaacctaggGGAGTTTGCCCCTATTTGGAAGCACTTAGAAAATGTGCTTAtaacacttatcacttaaaataagtacttttacAAAATAATGACATTTAACTTATATACAACAACAAACACTTATTACAAAAAGTGTTTTTCTAGAACcacttttttaataattattttagtaAATTTTGAGAAGTAATTAAGATAACTTTTTGCTACTTATAAGTGATACTATTCATAGACAaggttagttttataaatataagaaaatttagtgactattttataattaaaaaaatcaattaaaagataatgtattataatatattaattattaatgaaacataatttaattcatttaaattaatattaaaaataaaaaatactaatttaatcaataatattgttttaacatgaattaatataacaatcatatgtttaaatataaattaaaaatttgaatttgaatttaataatattaattttatcatagtttaatatgatagtaatatgttataagtATACATcaataataagattattattaattaaaaataagaattttatattaatttttaatcaaaatattaaaattttaatgataaataattaaaataattattaataaaatgattaattaaaaaaatattagtatttagtattttaaatatttttaaaaataataatgatataacatcctataataaaagtaagtattcaaaatattatttattttaaatataattaaaaattttttgtaatttttaacgGATTTATTACTTATAATCAACATATATTAATTTCAACGACTTTTTACATCGGTCGTTTCAACCATCCTTTTAACGAAATTAGCGGAGATCTGCAAGGCAGCACTCAGCTATCATAGCTCTTGATTCTTTGTATCTTAATTTCTTCATCTACAAGAAAAGACGCCATTTTTGTCTCTCAAGGCCAATTCGCGTGCTCGATCTCTGCAACGGAGCGATGTCGACGAACACTAGCTCTGACCCGAACTGCAAGTCTAAGTCATCGATTCATCTCCTAAACGTGGATGAAATGAAGAGTGTTTTCAACCGCTTCGACGCCAACGGCGACGGCAAGATCTCTTCCGACGAGCTTGCAGGCGTCCTCAACGCCCTAGGATCCGCCACTTCAAAGGAGGAAATCAGCCGCGTCATGGAGGAGGTTGACTCCGACCGCGACGGCTTCATCAGCTTTGACGAGTTCGCTGCGTTTTACCAGGCCGAGGAGTCCGACGGCGGAGCCTCCAAGCTCCGAGATGCGTTCGATGTGTACGACAAGGACAAGAACGGGCAGATCTCGGCGGAGGAGCTGCGCCTCGTGCTGAACTGCTTGGGCGAGAGGTACACGGCCGATGAATGTTCGAAGATGATCAGGTCCGTTGATTCAGACGGTGATGGGAACGTCAACTTTGAGGAGTTCAAGAAGATGATGTCGACCTCCAAAGGCTCGGGGTCGAAATAATTAATATGCAAAACGGGCGGTGAGCCGAGTGGGTAAGCTTATTACAGTTTGTTAGTCATTATTGCCTGCTTCTAACCTTAATAAGGGTTTGAGTTTTTTCAGccttttcttatttcttctttttaaattaataaaaatgattgaattttgatgtgaaaaaaaaaaaaaaaaaacagaataaaAAGGGGTTGATGCTATTATAATGTAAGAGCTCTCAACTTCTTGCTTGTCTAATTTAATGCTTGATCATGATAGTAAGCACGCATCAAGTAAATGATTATATTGCGTGTTGTAATTTGAGGTACTCCTTTTGTGCCTGCGTTGCATGTTTAGTTTAACCTGTTGAAGATTTTGCCGAGGTTTGCATGTTTGGGTTTAATGAGTTGATGGCTGATAGGTTCGGATAGTTCTCTTTAGTGTCTCCACTTTTGTCCATTGTGACTCCTCACCTGGCTTATGATGGGACGACAGAGAAGATCTCACTGTATGATGACTTTTTCATTCTCATTCCTAGGTAAGGACAATCGCTCTACCTTAAACCTGTATGGGTGAATTGTAACTGAGGCATGCACCACAGGACGGAGACGTTGAGGGAAAATTTGGAATTTccttttattcaaaatatccttTTTCAAAAAATCCTTCAATTGTTTCTTTATCTGGCTGATGGTGAATTTAGTAAAATTTTCAAAAGGCCTCCCTGTTTTTGTCAAGTATCCATCTTCCAAAAgaaactttcattttttgaaattcaaacatcTCTAATATGACTGATTACCCAATTAAGGAGACTCAATTATTAAAACCTTGATTGACAATAAGGAGATTTTCAAATCTCTCCTTAAGGGTTGGCTTCAATCAAATCCTGATTGACAATCAGGAAAATTTCCTCATTAAGAGTTGACTCCAATCAATCATTAAAACTCCGATTGACAATCAAGAGATTTTCAAATCTCCATTGAGGGTTGACTTCAATCAAACCTTGATTGACAAttaggagtttttcaaaacttatttAAAGGTTGACTCCAATCAATTATTAAAACCCTAATTGACAATCAGAAGATTTTCAAATTTCTCATTAAGGGTTGACTTCAAGCAAACCTTGATTGAAAATCAAAGAGATTTTCAAACCTCATTTAAGCATTGACTCCAATCGATCATTAAAATCCTTATTGGCAATTAggagattttcaaaatttcccaTTTAAGGGTTGATTCCAATCAGTCATTAAAATCGTAATTAACAAAAAGGAGATAATCAAATCTCATTTAAGGGTTGAATATGATCAATCATTTAAACCTTGATTGTCAATTAGGAGACTTTTCAAATCATTCATTAAAGGGTTGACTTCAATCAAATCCTGATTGGCAATCAGGATATTTTTAAATCTCTCATTAAGGGTTAACTCTAATCAAATCTTGATCGATAATCAAGAGATTTTCAAATCTCATTTAAGGATTGAATCTAATCATTACTAAACCTTGATTGCCAATCAAGAGAATTTTCAAGAACTTTTCCTTAATTGATTGATTTTAATCAACTATAAACCCTGATTAGCATTTAGAGGATTTTTCAACTACCTCCTTATTAATTGATTGACTTCAACCCTCATAAAACCTTGATATCAATCAGGAGATTGTCAATCCCATCAACATTAAACTTTCTAACTTCAATCATGGAATTGAGACCAAATCTCTATTAATCCAAAACTCAATCAATGATCCCATGCATCTCATACAACAACAACGagtcttaagtctcactaggtggagttagctacatgaatccttttctgccaatttgcCTGATCAAGAGctttttcctctattagattaagggctgttaaatcctttctcactaccttattccaagttattttaggcctacccctacttCTTTTCATGCTagacacaataactaactcactacTTCTCACAGGTGCTTTACTAGGTTTGCGTTTCAAATGCTCAAACTATTTGAACtgcccttcccttatcttatttttaaCTGGTGTTATGTCTAAATTATTACGTAggctcatttcttactttatgtTTTAATATTGAATCACTAATCCACCATAATATTCGCATCttagcaacttttattttttgtacatgttttttaGTTGCCAACATTCTGGACCATAAAGCATATTTGGCTttatagtcatcttataaaacttttcttttaattttaagggcattCTACGATCATACCATAGTAGTTAACGCGCACCTAGGTGCGACCCGCAGTGGGGTGACGAGGCTAGCGCCTCATTCTTGTTGATGCGAGGCGACCTTTAAGAGGCACAGGCACAGGTAGGCGCACTAAAGTGCACTGATGCTCCAGGCGTAGTGAGTCACGCCTTGAAATTTTTGAACCTATTAATAAAGAAAATGTAGCTAGAACGAGCCCTAGCTCTTTTCTAGCAATCCAGCTTTCGACTTGAACCAGCCCTACTACCGTAGCCTTTCATTTTTGAGCCTTCGACTCTTTGAAGCAGCATGAAACTAGCAGGAGACCTTTTTCAGTTCATCTTCAAGCCTTCAAACTAGCAGGAGCCCTTCGTCTTTGGGGTTCGAGCCTTCATGAGTCGTCAAGCTGCTTCGAAGTTCAAACTAGTAAGTCGTCGTCTTCTTCTTCGATTCTTCTTCcgcttctttttcattttcaattcttCTTCAATTCTTTTGTTGCCTGCTGCCAGCTACCTCAtcttataatattatatgtaattaattatgtagtttaatgcaagtttataattaatatattgaattttttactgaatttagctgttgttttgtaatttgtttggatATGCAGTATACAGACTATACATTTTTCAGAAATATATTATACATTGCTTTTTGGTTTAGGGTAATAGGCCttaatttttaaatggattttggAAGTGGAAACTTTGGCTCTGCAAAGAAAGATCCtgcatggaagtatgcacatttggatgatcaaaaaaatagaaataatttgacttggAATTTTTGTGGCAAAGCTACAAAGGGAGGAATATTTCGGACAAAACGACATATTGTTAGAGGATTTCGAAATGTAAAAGAAAGCTCTAAGTGCCCTGCTCATGTACATGAGGAGATTAGggagtatatgttgaagaaagatatagAGGAGAAAAATGAGTTATTGCTTGGCTTTGATGACATAGATCCTTATGATGAAGAGGATGAAGTTCAGGAAATTGATTCTCATGGCAAGAGAGTGCTTGATAGTGGAAGTCAAAGTTCATACCAACCCACCTGGAATAAACCAAAACAAAAGGGGTCTATAGATTTGTTTTTTACTTCTGATCCTAAGAAAGCGGTTCAAGCTAGGTAAGAAGGGATAATGAAGCATACATAAAAAATGAGgcgtgcaagaaagaattaagacaAAAGGCAATGACAAATTTTggtaggtggatgtatgatgttgGAATACCATTTATTGTTGTATGTTTGGACGACTTTGTAGTGGAATTTGAATCGATTGGACAATATGGTCCTGGAATAAAGCCGCTTAGCAATCATGAAGTGAGAATTCATTTCCTAAAGCAGGAAGTTAGTCCAACGAAAGAGTTGATGAAGGTCTATAAGGAGGAATGGGCAAAATATGGATGCTCGattatgtctgatggttggagagattcaattgctaataaggacataataaacgttttagtgaactctccaagTGAATCAGTGTTCATCAAGTTTATTGATActtctaatattgtcaagaatgcagatagaatgtacaaattacttga
It contains:
- the LOC131152612 gene encoding calcium-binding allergen Ole e 8-like; this encodes MSTNTSSDPNCKSKSSIHLLNVDEMKSVFNRFDANGDGKISSDELAGVLNALGSATSKEEISRVMEEVDSDRDGFISFDEFAAFYQAEESDGGASKLRDAFDVYDKDKNGQISAEELRLVLNCLGERYTADECSKMIRSVDSDGDGNVNFEEFKKMMSTSKGSGSK